One window from the genome of Haladaptatus paucihalophilus DX253 encodes:
- a CDS encoding acyltransferase yields MTKRHVTLPESAEAGVRGFIDEVDERLASDEDTCRVVKEVLIDLHGDRDAYESWQNGEPVSNAERVRLQSYDPCNSTLESEYYAEKDEEKFRTSKHLQWLWRQFDATPMADNVEFALRFREMLANHLFEEAGDNLRIFKGVTMTYGHNISVGDNTVIHDDVHLDDRGKLTIGNRCSISDNVHIYSHDHDIVDQTDVTNFHTIIEDDARVTYDAMVRAGMKVGEDAVVGARSVVQSDIPAHHIAVGTPAKSIKIKPGWEDEAAPLDDVPPTEKESRRIDYELPEDFEPFDEFQRPLDSSE; encoded by the coding sequence ATGACAAAGCGACACGTCACGCTCCCGGAGTCCGCTGAGGCGGGCGTACGCGGGTTCATCGACGAAGTGGACGAACGGCTCGCAAGTGACGAGGACACGTGCAGGGTGGTAAAGGAGGTGCTCATCGACCTGCACGGCGACCGGGACGCCTACGAATCGTGGCAGAACGGCGAACCGGTGTCGAACGCCGAACGCGTGCGCCTCCAGAGCTACGACCCCTGTAACTCGACGCTGGAGAGCGAATACTACGCCGAGAAGGACGAGGAGAAGTTCCGCACGTCCAAACACCTCCAGTGGCTCTGGCGGCAGTTCGACGCGACGCCGATGGCCGATAACGTCGAGTTCGCCCTCCGATTCCGCGAGATGCTCGCCAACCACCTCTTCGAGGAGGCGGGCGACAACCTCCGAATCTTCAAGGGCGTCACGATGACCTACGGCCACAACATCTCCGTCGGCGACAACACGGTCATCCACGACGACGTGCACCTCGACGACCGCGGGAAGTTGACCATCGGGAACCGCTGTTCTATCAGCGACAACGTGCACATCTACAGCCACGACCACGACATCGTGGACCAGACGGACGTGACGAACTTCCACACGATAATCGAAGACGACGCGCGTGTGACCTACGACGCGATGGTGCGCGCCGGTATGAAGGTCGGCGAAGATGCCGTCGTCGGGGCGCGGTCCGTCGTCCAGAGCGATATTCCCGCCCATCACATCGCCGTCGGCACCCCCGCAAAGAGCATCAAAATCAAGCCGGGATGGGAGGACGAGGCCGCTCCGTTGGACGACGTTCCGCCGACGGAAAAGGAGTCGCGGCGCATCGACTACGAACTCCCGGAGGACTTCGAACCGTTCGACGAGTTCCAGCGACCCCTCGATTCGTCGGAGTAA
- a CDS encoding heme-binding protein, with protein sequence MPKQVPPTREGWYALHDFRTIDWDAWRDAPERTREAALADGVEFLQARESVTDAEDGSSAVFSIMGHEADLLILHFRPTVAALDTAERAFERTEFADFTERTDSYTSVTEVGSYTSDEMVKAPEDIEDTGMARYVASKLYPDIPDAEFVCFYPMSKRRLPEANWYDTPYDERAEMMASHGEIGKTYAGKVTQIITGSIGMEEYEWGVDLFSNDPTHIKDILYEMRFDEASSRFAEFGSFSFGRRFPPEDLPAFMAGEEIPTPEDAHPHGGAHGAAGHEHGHGDTEHEHGHAEHGESHGHGDDGADSPHGTDEEEAEGIRGELQDLDIYAGQPHGEDVYSIVLYSEADADELFEEVDGLRKNFDHYDTHVKTAVYEGDSRAAVVSIWDTQSAAETAGGFLADLPGVVARAGEESGFGTMGMFYTVKPEHREDFVEKFGTVGEVLAEMDGHFDSELLSNYEDENDMFIASQWRSKDDAMDFFRSDDFRNTVSWGRDVLADRPRHVFLA encoded by the coding sequence ATGCCGAAACAGGTACCACCGACCCGCGAAGGATGGTATGCGCTTCACGACTTCCGAACCATCGACTGGGACGCGTGGCGAGACGCACCGGAACGAACCCGGGAAGCCGCACTCGCGGATGGCGTCGAGTTTCTCCAAGCGCGCGAAAGCGTCACCGACGCGGAGGACGGTTCCTCGGCCGTGTTCAGCATCATGGGCCACGAGGCGGACCTGCTGATACTCCACTTCCGTCCGACCGTCGCGGCCCTCGACACGGCGGAACGGGCCTTCGAGCGGACCGAGTTCGCGGACTTCACCGAGCGGACCGACTCCTACACCTCCGTCACCGAGGTCGGGAGCTACACTTCCGACGAGATGGTGAAAGCGCCCGAGGACATCGAAGACACCGGCATGGCCCGCTACGTGGCGAGCAAACTCTATCCCGATATCCCGGACGCGGAGTTCGTCTGTTTCTACCCGATGAGCAAGCGCCGCCTGCCGGAGGCGAACTGGTACGACACGCCGTACGACGAGCGCGCGGAGATGATGGCGAGTCACGGCGAAATCGGGAAAACCTACGCCGGAAAGGTCACCCAGATCATCACCGGAAGCATCGGGATGGAGGAGTACGAGTGGGGCGTGGACCTGTTCAGCAACGACCCGACGCACATCAAGGACATCCTGTACGAGATGCGCTTCGACGAGGCGAGTTCCCGCTTCGCGGAGTTCGGGTCGTTCTCCTTCGGACGGCGCTTCCCGCCGGAGGACCTCCCCGCGTTCATGGCGGGCGAAGAAATCCCGACGCCCGAGGACGCACACCCCCACGGTGGCGCACACGGGGCCGCCGGACACGAGCACGGTCACGGGGACACCGAACATGAACACGGACACGCCGAACACGGCGAAAGCCACGGACACGGTGACGACGGGGCGGACAGCCCACACGGAACGGATGAGGAGGAGGCCGAAGGCATCCGCGGCGAACTCCAAGACCTCGACATCTACGCCGGACAGCCGCACGGCGAGGACGTGTACTCCATCGTGCTGTACTCCGAGGCCGACGCGGACGAACTGTTCGAGGAGGTCGACGGCCTCCGGAAGAACTTCGACCACTACGACACGCACGTCAAAACGGCGGTGTACGAGGGCGATTCGCGCGCCGCCGTCGTGAGTATCTGGGACACCCAGAGCGCGGCCGAAACGGCGGGCGGCTTCCTCGCCGACCTCCCCGGAGTCGTCGCTCGCGCTGGTGAAGAGAGCGGCTTCGGCACGATGGGGATGTTCTACACCGTCAAGCCCGAACACCGCGAGGATTTCGTCGAGAAGTTCGGAACCGTCGGCGAAGTGCTCGCCGAGATGGACGGCCATTTCGACTCCGAACTGCTGTCGAACTACGAGGACGAAAACGACATGTTCATCGCCAGCCAGTGGCGCTCGAAGGACGACGCGATGGACTTCTTCCGAAGCGACGACTTCAGGAACACGGTTAGCTGGGGTCGTGACGTTCTGGCCGACCGACCGCGACACGTCTTCCTGGCGTAA
- a CDS encoding PadR family transcriptional regulator has protein sequence MRKSGPPKGLISYLVLELLDEKPRYGYEILKEIREISGGHWEPSYGSVYPILYKFEDKGWTERIEREDESDRKYFKLTDEGRDELDEKRKESGTKAREFADVILGFYHVYVSFATDDRFEVESPEGEWQFDETFSSWIVEQIIRHHERDFGDFERIPDTPEDFYERMGLED, from the coding sequence ATGCGGAAAAGTGGCCCGCCGAAAGGCCTGATATCGTACCTCGTGCTCGAACTTCTAGACGAAAAACCACGGTACGGGTACGAGATACTGAAAGAAATACGCGAGATAAGCGGCGGCCACTGGGAACCGTCCTACGGGTCGGTGTATCCCATTCTCTACAAGTTCGAAGACAAGGGATGGACCGAACGAATCGAGCGTGAGGACGAATCGGACCGGAAATATTTCAAGCTGACCGACGAGGGACGCGACGAACTCGACGAGAAGCGCAAGGAAAGCGGAACGAAAGCCCGCGAGTTCGCCGACGTCATTCTCGGCTTCTATCACGTCTACGTCTCCTTTGCGACCGACGACCGGTTCGAAGTCGAAAGTCCCGAGGGGGAATGGCAGTTCGACGAGACCTTCAGTTCGTGGATTGTCGAGCAGATAATCCGCCACCACGAGCGCGACTTCGGCGACTTCGAGCGCATCCCCGACACGCCCGAGGACTTCTACGAGCGGATGGGCCTCGAAGACTGA
- a CDS encoding site-2 protease family protein gives MDTLLWVLLGLAAYWFILLGLRANDMLPSYIGMQGPVLTLHTQRGKKLIDRLARPKRFWRAWGNFGLGIALVVMVGTFLLLVVQAIVVVQNPPAPSAVTQPRNVLVIPGVNEFLPLSVAPEILLGLLIGLVVHEGGHGIFCRVEDIEIRSMGLALLAFLPVGAFVEPDEESRKDADRGSQSRMFAAGVTNNFAITIVAFLLLFGPVMASISVASGAAVGGVFPGSAADTANVQRGDRIVAVNGTAVESNGDLNDKLADIQSRSVSVTLNRDGEERETTIQRSLLITGVAQGSPFAAGAEKGENITAANGQSVYTERALRRQLADENIATLTVDGQQVSGPVGALSTVQMDGPIASQTNLQSGDAIVITSINDNRIGNSSELSDTLDGYEAGQTVSVEAYVNQSGTYVRHDYDVTLKDNDNGKAIVGILVSPGVSGISVSSFGTRLYPAGTFHDLVSGQFISVFGGGGGGGPVTTFLLGIAGTLLLPFASLSMPVGYNFAGFVGWNSNFFVVQGPLSALGGGTFLLANVLFWTGWINLNLGFFNCIPAFPLDGGHILRMGAEAIVSRLPTKQGRQVTTMITTTVGLVMLASLILMVFGPRLLSG, from the coding sequence ATGGATACGCTCCTCTGGGTCCTCCTCGGACTCGCCGCCTACTGGTTCATCCTGCTTGGACTACGGGCGAACGATATGCTGCCCTCCTATATCGGCATGCAGGGACCGGTGCTGACCCTTCACACGCAACGAGGAAAGAAACTCATCGACCGCCTCGCACGGCCGAAACGGTTCTGGCGGGCGTGGGGGAACTTCGGTCTCGGAATCGCGCTCGTCGTGATGGTCGGGACCTTCCTCCTGCTCGTCGTGCAGGCCATCGTCGTGGTGCAAAATCCACCCGCACCGTCGGCGGTTACTCAGCCCCGGAACGTGCTCGTCATCCCGGGCGTCAACGAGTTCCTGCCGCTGTCGGTCGCCCCCGAAATCCTGCTCGGCCTCCTCATCGGACTCGTGGTCCACGAGGGGGGCCACGGCATCTTCTGCCGCGTCGAGGACATCGAAATCCGGTCGATGGGACTGGCGCTCCTCGCGTTCCTCCCGGTGGGCGCGTTCGTCGAACCGGACGAGGAGAGCAGAAAGGACGCCGACAGGGGAAGTCAAAGCCGCATGTTCGCGGCGGGCGTGACGAACAACTTCGCGATAACCATCGTCGCCTTCCTGCTCCTGTTCGGCCCGGTAATGGCCTCGATTTCCGTCGCCTCGGGCGCGGCGGTCGGCGGGGTGTTCCCGGGGTCCGCGGCGGACACCGCGAACGTCCAGCGCGGCGACCGAATCGTCGCCGTCAACGGGACGGCCGTGGAGAGCAACGGCGACCTCAACGACAAACTCGCCGACATCCAGAGTCGGTCCGTGTCGGTGACGCTGAACCGCGACGGCGAGGAACGCGAGACCACGATTCAGCGCAGCCTGCTCATCACCGGCGTCGCACAGGGCTCTCCGTTCGCGGCGGGTGCGGAGAAGGGAGAAAACATCACGGCGGCCAACGGACAGTCCGTATACACCGAACGCGCGCTGCGTCGGCAACTCGCGGACGAAAACATCGCCACCCTGACCGTGGACGGACAGCAGGTGAGCGGTCCGGTCGGGGCGCTCTCGACCGTGCAGATGGACGGTCCCATCGCCAGTCAGACGAACTTGCAGTCCGGGGACGCCATCGTCATCACGTCGATAAACGACAACCGAATCGGCAACAGCAGCGAGTTGAGCGACACCCTCGACGGGTACGAGGCGGGCCAGACCGTGAGCGTCGAAGCCTACGTCAACCAGAGCGGGACCTACGTTCGACACGATTACGACGTGACGCTCAAGGACAACGACAACGGGAAGGCCATCGTCGGCATCCTCGTCTCGCCCGGCGTCTCGGGAATCTCGGTGAGCAGTTTCGGAACCCGACTCTACCCGGCGGGAACGTTCCACGACCTCGTGTCGGGGCAGTTCATCTCCGTGTTCGGCGGCGGCGGTGGCGGCGGACCGGTGACGACGTTCCTGCTCGGTATCGCGGGCACGCTGTTGCTCCCGTTTGCCAGCCTCTCGATGCCGGTCGGCTACAACTTCGCTGGCTTCGTCGGTTGGAACAGCAATTTCTTCGTCGTACAGGGACCGCTGTCGGCCCTCGGCGGCGGCACCTTCCTGCTGGCGAACGTGCTGTTCTGGACGGGGTGGATAAACCTCAACCTCGGCTTCTTCAACTGCATCCCGGCGTTCCCGCTCGACGGCGGGCACATCCTCCGCATGGGTGCCGAAGCCATCGTCTCGCGCCTCCCGACGAAACAGGGACGGCAGGTGACCACGATGATAACGACGACGGTCGGACTGGTCATGCTCGCCAGCCTCATCCTCATGGTGTTCGGGCCGCGCCTGCTGTCGGGCTAA